From the Oxalobacter vibrioformis genome, the window AGCGTCAAATCCAAAATGATTGAGCCTGGCTATGCCTGGCTCAGGGTCGCCCAGTTCCAGGAACCGACAGTGGATGACCTCGTCAAGAAAATCAACGCGATCTATGCCCAAACTCCCAATATCAAGGGGCTGGTTCTGGATCTGCGCAATGATCCAGGCGGTATTTTGCCGGGTGCTATCGGGGTGGCATCCATCTTCCTGCCAAAGGATGTGGTTATCGTTTCAACAAACGGTCAGCTGCCGGAATCCAAGGCAACCTTTTATGCCCGCCCTGAATTTTATGCCGGCCGTCACCTGAATGACCCGCTGTCCAAACTGCCGCCCCAGATCAAGACGGTACCCATCGTTGTCCTGGTCAATATCGGCTCAGCGTCCGCCTCTGAAATCGTGGCTGGCGCCCTGCAGGATCACAAGCGCGCCACTATTTTGGGAACACAGACATTCGGCAAGGGATCGGTTCAGACCGTTCGCCAGATTTCACCGGATACCGCAGTCAAACTGACAACCGCACGCTATTACACGCCGAATGGCCGCTCCATCCAGGCCAAAGGCATTGTTCCTGACCTGATGGTGGATGAGACGCCGGAAGGCGATGGCTACAACAGCCTGCGTCTGCGTGAAGCGGATCTGCTGAAACATCTTTCCAATGATCCTGCCCAAAATGAGGATGAGGCCCAGCGGATCAACGAAGAAGAAGAACAGAAGCTTTTAAGCAACACCAAGAAATACAAGCCGCTTGAATATGGCAGCAAGGACGACTTCCAACTGACGCAGGCACTGAATCACCTGAAAGGACAACCCGTCAAAATCTCGAAAACCAAAGTCGAAGAAAAGAAAAACGGGGCTGATGCTGAAAAAACAGAAACAGAGTCCAATCTGAAAAACAAGCAGTAATCTGCGGGAATGAACACGCGCCAATCCGAACGTTACTCCCGCCATATCCTGCTGAAAGAACTGGGCATGGATGGCCAGGAAAAAATCCTGGCTGCCCATGCCCTTGTCATTGGCGCAGGCGGCCTGGGATCACCTGCCTGCTATTACCTGGCTTCCGCTGGAATCGGGAAAATCACGCTCGTGGATGACGACACAGTAGACTTGTCCAATCTGCAACGGCAAATCCTGCATACAACCGATCGTATCGGCCAGCCGAAAGCCGTTTCCGGAAAAACCACGCTGTCGAAAATCAATCCGGATATCGACATTATTGCGTTAAATGAGCGGCCGGATGAATTCCGCCTGCATGAACTTGCCGAAAGCGCATCGGTTGTTCTGGACTGCACTGATAACTTTGCCAGTCGCCACATCATCAACCGGGTTTGCGTTGCCAGCCGTCGGCCACTGGTATCCGGCGCGGCACTGCAGTTTGACGGACAGGTATCGGTCTATGATATGCGCGCAAACGATGCGCCATGCTACTCCTGCCTGTTTTCAGCCGACCAGCCGTTTGAAGACAGAAAGGCGGCACAATTCGGCGTCTTTGCTCCTGTTGTCGGCATCATCGGCACCATACAGGCTGCAGAAGCCTTGAAACTCGTGGCCGGCATTGGCAAATCACTGGCTGGTTCACTGCTGATTCTTGATGGACTGACCATGTCGTGGACCCGGATACAGCTTGACCGCAATCCGGATTGTCCTGTCTGCGGCAAACACCAGGCCCGCGCCATAAATCACGAAGCGCCATAACGAGCGCGATAGGCATTGACCGCATCACGGTACTGCGACAGGGAGGAATCAACCCCATCCTGCGAAAGATAGGTCATCAGGTCATCAAGGCTGGCAATCGACAACACCGGCATGTGGTAGGCATTCTGCACTTCCTGAACAGCTGAGAATTCGGACAGCGCATCATCCTTGCCTGAACGCTCCATGCGATCCAGCGCAATCAGTACCGCAGCAGGGGTCGCACCAGCGGCCCGGATAATCCCGACAGATTCATTGACAGACGTCCCGGCGGAAATCACATCATCAACAATGACAACCCGCCCGGCCATTGGCGCGCCAACCAGGGTTCCTCCCTCTCCATGATCCTTGGCTTCCTTGCGGTTATAGGCAAAAGGCGCATTGCGCCCCCGGTTTGACAATGCGACTGCTACCGCAGCAACCAGTGGAATCCCTTTGTAAGCCGGACCATACAGCATATCGAACGCAATGCCGGAATCCAGGAGCGTCTGCGCATAAAAATCCGCCAGCCTGCCAAGTGAGGCACCATCATTGAACAATCCGGCATTAAAAAAGTAAGGGGATGTGCGCCCGGCCTTGGTAATAAATTCACCAAAACGCAACACCCCGGAATCAACGGAAAACTGGATAAAATCCTGTCGCAAATTACTCACTATCGGCCTCACTCACAGCAAAAAATCAAAAAAACACTCCATTGTAGCGCGTGAAAAACAATTGGGAAAAGCGTTGTGCCTTACAGAAAGCAGACAGCTCCTGTTGCAATAAAAAAGGGAAGAAAGCCTCTTCCCTTTGATATCACGACACATGGAACTTACAGATTAAGATAATCGGCAACAAAATCCGCATCCTTGTCCCCTCTGCCCGAGAGATTGACCAGGATCGTCTTGTCCTTGCCCAACTCCTTTGCCGCCCGCATGGCATAGGCCACGGCATGCGCACTTTCCAGTGCAGGAATAATCCCCTCCACACGAGATAACGTAATAAAGGCATCCAGGCATTCCTGGTCTGTTGCCGACTCATACTGCACCCGCCCCATGTCCTTGAGATAACAGTGCTGGGGGCCAACACCCGGATAGTCCAGACCGGATGCAATCGAGTAAACCGGCAATGTATTGCCATCCTTGTCCTGCAGGGCATAGCATTTATAACCATGCAGCGTGCCCTTGGTGCCCAGTGTCATGGTTGCGGCATTGTCCGGTGTATCCAGCCCTTTTCCGGCCGGCTCCACACCCACCAACCTCACCGATTCATCCGGCAGAAATTCCGTGAACATCCCAATCGAATTTGAGCCGCCCCCCACGCAGGCCACTATCATATCCGGCAGTTTTTTTTCGCGTGCCAGAAATTGCTCACGCGACTCCTTGCCGATAATCATCTGAAAATCGCGCACCATTTTCGGGAACGGGTGCGGTCCAACCGCAGAGCCAATCGCGTACAGAAAATTATCCGGGTCCTTGACATACTCATCAAAGGCGCTGTCGACCGCATCCTTCAGCGTCTGGGTACCGCGGGTAACCGGAATCAGTGTCGCGCCCAGGATTTTCATCTTGGTGACATTCGGGTGTTCTTTTTCAATATCAATGACGCCCATATGAATTTCACAGGGAAGCCCTACCAACGCACAGGCGGTTGCCATCGCAACGCCATGCTGCCCGGCCCCGGTTTCTGCAATCACCTTGGTCTTTCCCATAAACTTGGCCAGCAGCGCCTGTCCCAGGCAGTGATTGATCTTGTGCGCACCGGTATGATTCAGGTCTTCCCGTTTGATGAAAATACGGGCACCGCCCTGGCGTTCTGTCAGTTTTTTCGCAAAATAAATCGGGCTGGGGCGACCAACGTAATGGGTATACAGTTCCTGCAACTCATCCTGGAACGCCCTTGTCTGCCTGACAGTTTCATAGGCATCACTGATCTTGTCCATGGCAACTTTTAACTCAGGCGGAATGATCTGCCCGCCATACTCACCAAAATACCCGGCCTTATCCGGCATTTCCCCAAACTGTTGCGACATACTTGTTTCCTTCAATTATTTTTAATCATCCAAACAGGCAAAAATCATAACTCCGATACGCTGTAATGTCGAATATCCTGCCCGCATTTTTCGTGTTTTTTATTTGTTACCGTTCCAGGGCGCGATTTTGGGGAGCATCATCATGCCCGGCAATGCCAGGACGAAACAGATATTGAAAAACATGAACCAGCCTGTCTGATCCACGATAAAGCCCGCGGATGCGTTGATAAACGTGCGGGGAATCGCCGCCAGAGACGTAAAAAGCGCGTACTGCGTGGCACTGTACCGCTTGTCCGTGGTTCTGGCGATATAGGCAACAAAGGCCGCCGTTCCCAGCCCGACCCCCAGGGCTTCAAAACCAATCACAAAGGCAAGGATATAGGGATTTGCGCCCTGTGATGCTATCCATGAGAATCCCAGAATGGACACCGCCTGCACCACCCCATACAACCACAGTGCCCGGTTGATGCCCAGGCGGATCATCCAGATCCCCCCCAGCATGCCGCCGATCAGGCTCGCCCAGAAACCGGTCGTTTTCGCAATGGCGCCAATCTGGGTCATGCTAAATCCCAGGTCCAGATAAAACTTAGTTGCCAATGCCGTAGCCAGGCTGTCCCCCAGCTTGTACAGAAAAATAAAACTCAGGATAAAAAAAGCATTCTTCCAGCCCGCACGGGTAACAAACTCCCTGAAAGGCAAAACAACCGCTTCCCGCAGATTGGCAGGAGGTACGCCATATATTTCGGGTTCCCTGATCAGAAGTGAGCAGATAAATCCTGGAATCATGAAAGCGGCTGTTATCCAGAAGACCCATTGCCAGCTCATCATGTCCGCTAAAATCAGGGAGAGTGCCCCAGGAACCATGCCCGCAACCCGATAGGCATTCACATGAATGGCACTGCCCAATCCCTGTTCATTATCCGGCAGCAATTCCCGCCGGTAGGCATCCAGTGCGATATCCTGGCTCGAAGACAGGAAAGCAACAAATGTGCACAAGAGGCCAATCAGCAAAAGATGCTTCATCGGATCAAGCATGCCCATCATGCCGATGGAAAAGAAAAGGCCAAGCTGGGTAATTGCCATCCAGCCGCGCCGGCGCCCCATCTTTCCAAGGCTGAAGCGGTCCATCAGCGGCGCCCAGATAAATTTCCAGGTATAGGGGAACATCACCAGCGCAAAAAGGCCCAGTGATTTGACATTGAGTCCCGACTTGGCAAGCCAGGCCTGAAGCAGGTTAAGCAGGATAAAAAGCGGCAGTCCGGATGAAAAACCGATAAAAACGCAAATCAGCATGCGCTGGTGAAACGCACTGAAGAATTTGCGCTCAGGCGTTGTCATAAGCCGGATGATGCTTTCTTTTTCAATCGAAAAACAGCCAGCGCGCCACGCAGGTTGCGAAGAAAAGACACCGGTTTTCCATGGTGAAGCGCCACACAGTCTGTCACCGTCAGCCCGACCCGATTGGCCAGGTCGCCAAAATCACTGATGGTGGCGCACCGCAGGTTCGGGGTGTCATACCACTCATAGGGCAACTCCTGGGTTACCGGCATACGCCCTTTCAGCAGCGTCAGGCGATTCTGCCAATAAGCAAAATTGGGAAAAGAAACAATGGCTTCATTACCCACCCTTGCAATATCGTGCAACAGCGCTTCCACATTTTTCATCATTTGCAGCGCGGACAGGCACAACACCGTATCAAAAGAATTATCCGCAAACAGGTCAAGCCCCTTTTCCAGATCATGCTGGATAACCGGTACCCCCCTGCTTGCACAGCCCGGAATTTTTTCATCGTCAATTTCAACACCGTAGCCACTGCATCTTTTTATCGAGTGCAGATATTCCAGCATGGCGCCATCGCCACATCCCAGATCCAGCACATGCGCCTCTTTAGGCACCCAGTGGGCGATAAATGCCAGGTCGGCCCTGAGTTCCCGCAGTTTGAGTACGGCCATCAGTTCCCCCGTTCCTCAATTTCCAGCCACATCCTGTCAACATAGGATCGGACCAGGTCATGGTATCGTTCATCCGTCAGCAAGAAGGCATCATGCCCGTGCGGCGCGTCAATATCCGCGTAGGTCACTTCCCGCCGGTTATCAATCAGCGCCTTGACGATTGCCCGGCTGGCATCAGAAGAAAAACGCCAGTCCGTTGTGAATGATGCCAGAAGAAATTTTGCCTGCGTACCGGCAAGTGCCCTGGTCAGGTCGCCATCGTAAGGTGCTGCGGGATCAAAATAATCCAGCGCCCGGGTAATCAGCAGATAGGTATTGGCGTCAAAATAGGAAGAAAACTTGTCGCCCTGGTAATGCAGATAGGATTCGATTTCGAACTCCACACCAAACCCGAAATGATACTGGCCCGAACGCAGCATGCGGCCGAATTTTTCGGACATGTCCACATTGGAAAGATACGTGATGTGGCCTATCATGCGCGCCACGCGCAAACCGTTTTTCGGCACGACACCATACGCATAAAAATCGCCGCCGTGAAAATCCGGATCGGTCAGAATCGCCTGGCGGGCCACATCATTAAAGGCAATATTCTGGGCTGTGAGCTTGGCTGTCGATGCAATAGCAATACAGTGTTCGAGCCGGGCCGGAAACATCATGCTCCACGCCAGCGCCTGCATCCCCCCCAGAGAACCACCCATCACGGCAGCAAATTTCCGTATGCCCAGCACATCAGCAAGACGGGCCTGTGACTGCACCCAGTCTTCAACGGTGACAACAGGAAAACCATGTCCATAAGGCTTGCCCGTTTCGGGATTGATATGCATCGGCCCCGTAGAACCAAAGCAGGAGCCCAGGTTATTCACGCCGATGACAAAAAAACGGTTGGTATCAACCGGCTTTCCCGGTCCAACCATGTTGTCCCACCAGCCAATGTTATTAGGCTGATCCTCATAATACCCGGCCACATGGTGTGAGGCATTCAACGCATGACAGATCAGTATCGCATTCGATTTATCCGCGTTGAGCGTTCCGTAGGTCTCATAGACCAGCGTGTAATTGGCAATCAATGCGCCGCTTTGCAAACGCAAAGGCTCATCAAAATCAATTGACCGGGCAGTTACCGCTCCAACAGAAGTCATGTATTCGTCTTGCACCCTGAAAAACAGCGTGCCTTCCTTTTTATTTCATGAAAAAACAAAGCCCGAAAGCAGCGGACCTGTCGGGCTTGTTTTCAAGCTCGCTTTAGCCGCATTTATTTCGGGGACATCCCCCTGCGCCCGCAAGCTGAATTGTTCAAATCGGCGCAACAGTACAAGCATAACGAAGTCATCGCCCAGCGTCAAACCACAGAAGAAAAAAAGCGTTACACGGCTGCAGGCAACTGCCTGACTTTCTCAACAGCCCGCTCTATCGCATCCGGCTCTCCCAGACTCAATATTCTTTTTACCCTGGGTGCAAGCTCTTTTAAGCTGGCATTGAGAATTTCCTGCTTCACCGTCAAAAGCTGGGTGGAGTGCATGGAAAACTCCCTCAACCCCATGCCGAGCAAAAGCCGCGTCATGGCAGGATCTCCGGCAAGCTCACCACAAATGGATACCGGCAAACCAGCCTTTGCTCCCGCCCTGATTACCGTTGACAACATGGTCAGAATCGCCGGATGCAAGGGATTGTACAAATGGGCCACTTCCGGATCCACCCGGTCAATCGCCAGGGAATACTGGATCAGGTCATTGGTACCGATCGACAGAAAATCCAGGCGCCTGGTAAACATGGACAAGGCAAAAATCGCCGCCGGCACTTCAACCATGGCGCCAATAGGAATATTCGGGTCAAACTTCACCTTTTCGGCCTTCAATTGCGATTTGGCCTGCTCAATCATCGCCAGCGACTGGTCAATCTCAAAAGCATGCACCAGCATCGGAATCAGCAGCTTTACCGGACCAAAAGCCGATGCCCTGAGGATAGCGCGTAATTGCGTCAGGAAAAGCTCCGGCTCCGCAAGGCAAAAACGGATGGCACGCTTGCCCAGTGCCGGGTTCAGCACACTGAAATCAGAAATGCCGATCGGCTTGTCGGCACCAATATCCAGCGTGCGGATCGTAACAGGGCGCCCCCGCATGATGACCACCGCCTTTTTATAGGCTTCAAACTGCTCCTCCTCGCCGGGAAGGCGGCTCATGTCACCGGCCTTGCTCATAAACAGGAACTCGGAACGGAAAAGGCCAATGCCGCTTGCTCCGTTTTCCAGCGCGGCATTACAGTCATCCGGAAATTCGATGTTCGCCATCAGGGTGATTGGCGTCCCATCGTGCGTCATTGTCGGTGTCTTTTTCAGCTTGCTGAGTTTTTTCAGCGCCTTTTCCCGGGCCACTTTCCTGACGCGGTATTGTTCCAGCACCAGCGACGTCGGGTTGACAATAACTACCCCGGTATCTGCATCGATAATCAGCCAGTCATCCTGTTCGATGAGCATCAATGCATTCGGCAAGCCAAAAACCGCAGGCGCATCAATACTTCTGGCGACAATCGCCGCATGGGAATTTTTACTGCCGACTTCAGAAATAAAACCACTGAACGTCCGGTCACGAAAATGGAGCATGTCAGCAGGAGAAATATCATACGCCACGACAATCATGTCGATGCGCTCCTCCTCCGGGATTTCTGCCAGAACAGGCGCTGTCTCAGGCATATTTTCGCCAACCTGCCCCTGCAGGTTTTTCATGACACGTTCTGCCACCTGCTGGATATCCGCCTTGCGCTCACGAAGATAAGGATCTTCAATTCCATCGAACTGCGCCGACAATTGCTCAATTTGAGTCAAAAGCGCCCATTCCGCATTATATCGTCGCGTGCGAATGATGTTGAGCGGCTCTTTGGCAATCATGGCATCCGAAAGGATCATCGCATGCACATCCAGAAAGGCGCCCAGCTCAACCGGCGCATCCTTTGGCAGGCTGCTCCAGATACTTTCCAGTTCATTATGAACCGCCTCGATAGCAGCCTCCAGCCGCGTAACCTCAGCCTCAACCTTTTCCTGGGGAACAAGATAATGACGCACATCCAGCGCAGCACGGGGAATAAGATGGGCGCGACCAATGGATATGCCACGCGAAACCGTGGTGCCATGAAGCGCGAAAGATGCCATCGTTTTTCCCGACTGCATATCCCTTTACTCCGCCTCCCCGAACTTGCCGTTAATGAGGGTGACGATCGCCTCCATGCATTCTGCCTCATCGGAGCCATCCGTCTCCAACGTGACGCGTGCCCCCTTGCCGGCAGCCAGCATCATGACGCCCATGATGGACTTGGCATTGATTCGCTGATTGTTACGCGTCATCCAGACTTCGCAGTGATATTTGGTTGCCAGCTGGGTCAGCTTGGCAGAAGCACGGGCATGAAGCCCGAGCTTGTTGACTATTTCCAGTTCTCGTTCAATCATATTTTGCGTTTGTCCATGACTGCACCACCCATTCCATCAGCAACAGTTATCTATTCTGACTGCACCGCTTTTTCCGCCGGACAGTGCTTTTTCGATAACCGTTTCCAGGTCATTTTCGCGATACGTGATCGCCCTTAACAACATTGGCAGGCTGACACCGGCAATTACCTCAACCCGCCCCTGCGTTGTCAGTCGATAACAGCAATTGGACGGCGTGCCTCCCAGCACATCGGTCAGAACCAGCACGCCAGAGCCGTCATCCAGCCGGGCTATCGCCTGCGAAGCGACCAGATTAATGTCATTCAGATCCTGGTCAGCCCTGACATCAATAGCTTCTATCCGCTCCTGCTTTCCCTCAAACATATGGGATGCGGTGGCCATAAATGCATTGGCCAATGGCTCATGCATGATGAGAAGAATACCTATCATTTTTCAGCTTGCGGCAAAATTAAAAACCGGACACACATCAGCATCCTGTCAATACGGCCCGATAAGCCGCAAGACAAACACCATGCAAATCTTTGCTGCCTGTTAACGTAATACAACCTATTGTAATTAATAAACCCGTCAGGTCAAATTGTTTCATCAAGCGCATTGAAAAACATCTCGGCCACGTTGAACCCGGTCTGCGCTGCAATCTCCCTGAAACAGGTAGGGCTGGTTACGTTAATTTCCGTCAGCCAGTCGCCGATAATATCCAGACCAACCAGAAAAAGCCCTTCTGCCGCCAGGCTCAAAGCCAGCGTTTCCGCAATTTCCCTGTCGCGCCCGGATAACGGCTGTGCCACGCCCTGCGCCCCAACTGCCAGATTGCCCCGGATATCCCCCTTTTGCGGGATACGCGCCAGCGCATAAGGCACCACCGTGCCATTGATCAGCAACACCCGCTTGTCCCCCAGCGCAATTTGCGGGATAAACTTCTGGGCCATGATGGCGCGACCGCCATTTTCGGTCAATGTTTCAATCACCGAGCCCATGTTCATGCCATCGCCCATAATACGAAATATGCCGGCACCGCCCATTCCATCAAGCGGCTTGAAAATCACATCCCCGTGCTGCGTGTGAAATTCGCGCAATAAGGCATCGTCACTGCTGACCAGGGTTGGCACGACAAATTGGGGGAAACGGGCAATCGCCATCTTTTCGTTATAGTCCCTGAGCGCCGCAGGGCGATTGAATATCCGCGCACCAGCCGCCTCTGCGAGATCAAGCAGATAGGTGCTGTAAAGATAATTCATATCAAAAGGCGGGTCTTTGCGGACAATGACCGCATCAAAAGCGGCCAGCGGGAAAAACTTCTTTTCTTCGGAACGATACCAGTTGGCATCCTCTTTTCCCGTCAGTACGATCTGCCTTGCCCTGGCAACAATATCGCCATCCGAATAAGCCATGTCCTGCGACTCAAAAGCATAGATCACATGACCACGCTTTTGCGCTTCCACCATCATGGCGAAAGTCGAATCCTTCCAGACCTTGAAGCTGTCCAGTGGATCAGCCAGAAATGCAATTTTCATGAATCGCCTCAGATAGCGGCCATTTCAGGATCGGTTCTTTCGAGTTCGATGGATGCCGCCAGCAATGCCAGACGCGCAACCACCCCGTACATATAGAAACGGTTGGGAACGGCGGTACCCGGCTCTGCGGCCTTATCCGGCAACGCATGCGGATGTGAAAATGCCAGCGGCACAAAATGAGCGCCCGGCGCATTCAGATTCTCTATCTCGCTACGTTGGTCATGAACGCGGTAAAAACCACCTACCACGTACCGGTCAATCATATAAACAACCGGCTCGGCAACCGCATTATCAACACGCTCGAAAGAATGTACGCCTTCCTGGATAATGACATCACTGACTTCAAGCCCTTCCTTGACAACGGACATCTTGTTGCGCTGTTTGCGGTTAAGGCCCGTGATCTCGCTGGCATCCGTTACTGTCATGATACCCATGCCATAGGTGCCGGCATCCGCTTTGACAATGACAAAAGGCTTCTCCTTGATGCCGTATTCCCTGTATTTACGCCGGATCTTGACCAGAACCGAATTGACATTGGCAGCAAGGCACTCTTCCCCCTCACGCGCGGCAAAGTTGATCTCGCTGCAGTGATTGAAAAACGGATTGATAATCCAGGGATCAACACCGATCAGTTTGGCAAAGCGCCGCACCACATCATCATAAGCGGCAAAATGATTGCTTTTACGGCGAATCGTCCAGCCCGCATGCAACGGAGGCAACAGGCTCTGCTCATACACTTCATTCAATATGGCCGGACTGCCTGAACTCAGATCATTATTCAGCAAAATGGTGCAGGGATTGAAGTCCGGCAGGCCGACCCTGCGCCCGTTGTTAATCCGGATTAGCGGCTCAATCACATGAACCGAACCATCCGGCAGTGACAGCTCCGTCGGGCCGGTTATTTCTTCGGAGATGGAGCCCAGGCGCACATTCAGTCCTGCCATCCGCATCAGTTTGATCAGCCGCGCCAGATTTTGGAGGTAATAGGTATTGCGTGTATGGTTTTCCGGCACCAGCAGAAGGTTTTTGGCATCAGGACAGTACTTTTCAATAGCTGCCATGGTGGCCTGAACCGCCAGCGGCACCATTTCCGCTGAAAGATTATTAAATCCCCCAGGGAAAAGATTGGTATCGACAGGCGCCAGCTTGAACCCCGCATTGCGCAAATCCACCGAACAGTAAAACGGCGGCGTATGATCCTGCCACTCCAGGCGGAACCATCTCTCAATCGATGGCGTTGCCTCGACAACGTTTTTCTCCAGCTCAAGGAGCGGGCCATTCAAAGCAGTAACCAAATGTGGATCCATATCATCCTTTATGATTTGCGAGCATCCTGTCTGTTAAAAACAATGCCTCAGCCTGCTTCATGTGAGGCACTTTTTCATTTTATCAAACGTGCGCTTTTTTAATTGAAGCACATTTACCGGCCTGCCGCACTGATTTTGACAATATATTGCATTTAAAAAAACGGCTGATGAGTACAGTTTGACACAAAATCAGAAAACGGGGGGGTCTGCCCGTGTGGCTTTTTTATTTCCCGATAATGGCACTCTCCCGATAAAATAGTAAACTGTTCAGGGCATCCTCACGAATACCGACATAAACTGCCATGCCCGGCTATCGGGCAGAAAGCGTTGAAATGGAAAATAAAAATATTTTTGATGATCTGCAATCCCGGATCAACCAGATTATCGACAGCTCCCCCGTAAAAGATATCGAAAAAAATATCCGCGCACTGATAACACAGGCCCTTTCCCGCCTTGATGTTGTCACACGTGAAGAGTTTGACCTGCAGGTCATGACAATCACCCAGTTGCGCGAACAGATCAATCTGTTGCAGGCTCATCTGAACAAACTCGAAAAGAAACTGGAAAAGCAGGCGGGCCCCTCGGATGACCAGACTGTCTGAATAACCGCATGAGCCTTGCCATCCTGAAAAGCCGTGCCCTGACCGGCATGGAAGCGCCTGAAGTCACGGTCGAGGTCCATCTGGCAAATGGCCTGCCGTCTTTCACTATTGTGGGGCTTGCCGACACCGAAGTAAAAGAAGCGCGCGAGCGTGTCAGGGCGGCCCTGCAAAATGCCCGCTTTGAATTTCCTGCCAGAAGAATCACGGTCAACCTGGCTCCTGCCGACCTGCCAAAAGAGTCCGGGCGTTTCGATCTGCCCATCGCACTGGGCATCCTGGCTGCATCCGGTCAAATGCCGAAAGAAAAACTCAGCCATTACGAATTTGCCGGCGAGCTCTCTCTTTCCGGTGATCTTCGCCCCATACGCGGCGCACTGGCCATGACCTTTGCCATGCAGCGCTCAGGGACAGCATCGGGCAGCCGCACCGCTTTTATTCTTCCATCGGACAATGCCGAAGAAGCATCACTGGTTGATGACATTGCTATCCTGCCAGCCAATTCATTACTGGAAGTGTGTGCCCACTTCAGTTCAAATGAAGAAGAGCAGCAGCTCAAGCAACACACCGGCAGGAACGGTTTCGAAACCTCATCGTATCCGGACTTTGCCGAGGTCAAAGGACAGACACAGGCAAAGCGTGCACTGGAAGTCGCTGCGGCCGGCAGTCATAATGTGCTGATGAGCGGCCCTCCGGGCACAGGAAAAACCATGCTCGCCACCCGGTTCGCCGGCATTCTCCCTCCCATGACGGATGAAGAAGCCCTTGAATCCGCCGCCGTTCAATCACTGACAGGGCATTTTGAGGCATCACGCTGGAAAATGCGTCCTTACCGTTCCCCGCATCATACCGCTTCGGGTGTGGCGCTGGTCGGCGGTGGCAACACCCCTCGTCCGGGTGAAATTTCCCTTGCTCATTGCGGCGTGCTCTTTCTTGATGAGTTGCCGGAATTTGACCGCCGTGTCCTGGAAGTCCTGAGGGAACCGTTGGAATCCGGCCACATCACCATTTCCCGTGCGGCGCGCCAGGCCACGTTTCCGGCACGTTTCCAGATGATCGCCGCCATGAACCCCTGCCCCTGCGGTTATCTTGGCCATGCCTCAGGCAAATGCCGCTGCACACCTGACGCGGTTGCCCGCTACCAGTCCCGGATATCCGGCCCCCTGCTGGATCGTATTGACATCCAGATACCGGTACAGGCACTGGACCAGGAAGAATTGATGAAACCCTCTGCCAGTGAATCATCGGCTGCCATTGCCAGGCGCGTTGCACAAGCATATGCCCTGCAACACCACCGGCAGGGCAAATCCAACAATCTGTTGCTCCCACCGGAAATCGACGCCTACTGCAAGCCGGATGAAAAAGGTGAGCAGTTGTTAAGGCAGGCAATGGTCCGTCTTAACTGGTCGGCCAGAGCCTATCATCGTGTACTGAAAGTCGCCC encodes:
- the gshA gene encoding glutamate--cysteine ligase; this encodes MDPHLVTALNGPLLELEKNVVEATPSIERWFRLEWQDHTPPFYCSVDLRNAGFKLAPVDTNLFPGGFNNLSAEMVPLAVQATMAAIEKYCPDAKNLLLVPENHTRNTYYLQNLARLIKLMRMAGLNVRLGSISEEITGPTELSLPDGSVHVIEPLIRINNGRRVGLPDFNPCTILLNNDLSSGSPAILNEVYEQSLLPPLHAGWTIRRKSNHFAAYDDVVRRFAKLIGVDPWIINPFFNHCSEINFAAREGEECLAANVNSVLVKIRRKYREYGIKEKPFVIVKADAGTYGMGIMTVTDASEITGLNRKQRNKMSVVKEGLEVSDVIIQEGVHSFERVDNAVAEPVVYMIDRYVVGGFYRVHDQRSEIENLNAPGAHFVPLAFSHPHALPDKAAEPGTAVPNRFYMYGVVARLALLAASIELERTDPEMAAI
- a CDS encoding accessory factor UbiK family protein is translated as MENKNIFDDLQSRINQIIDSSPVKDIEKNIRALITQALSRLDVVTREEFDLQVMTITQLREQINLLQAHLNKLEKKLEKQAGPSDDQTV
- a CDS encoding YifB family Mg chelatase-like AAA ATPase, which translates into the protein MSLAILKSRALTGMEAPEVTVEVHLANGLPSFTIVGLADTEVKEARERVRAALQNARFEFPARRITVNLAPADLPKESGRFDLPIALGILAASGQMPKEKLSHYEFAGELSLSGDLRPIRGALAMTFAMQRSGTASGSRTAFILPSDNAEEASLVDDIAILPANSLLEVCAHFSSNEEEQQLKQHTGRNGFETSSYPDFAEVKGQTQAKRALEVAAAGSHNVLMSGPPGTGKTMLATRFAGILPPMTDEEALESAAVQSLTGHFEASRWKMRPYRSPHHTASGVALVGGGNTPRPGEISLAHCGVLFLDELPEFDRRVLEVLREPLESGHITISRAARQATFPARFQMIAAMNPCPCGYLGHASGKCRCTPDAVARYQSRISGPLLDRIDIQIPVQALDQEELMKPSASESSAAIARRVAQAYALQHHRQGKSNNLLLPPEIDAYCKPDEKGEQLLRQAMVRLNWSARAYHRVLKVARTIADLAEDAHVGQRHIAEAIQYRRALQEP